From a region of the Halolamina sp. CBA1230 genome:
- a CDS encoding transcription factor S, which produces MQFCDDCGSMMVAEGDRMVCTECDASQPRDAEAEEAFVSTDEQTHGDLIEADEEAEYEGKPTASDVTCEECGHGEAWYDIRQTASADEPPTRFLRCKECDYTWREYN; this is translated from the coding sequence ATGCAGTTCTGCGACGACTGCGGCTCGATGATGGTCGCGGAGGGCGACCGGATGGTCTGTACGGAGTGCGACGCCAGCCAGCCCCGTGACGCGGAGGCCGAGGAAGCGTTCGTCTCCACCGACGAACAGACCCACGGCGACCTGATCGAGGCCGACGAGGAGGCCGAGTACGAGGGGAAACCCACCGCCTCGGACGTGACCTGCGAGGAGTGCGGCCACGGCGAGGCGTGGTACGACATCCGCCAGACTGCTTCGGCCGACGAGCCGCCGACGCGGTTCCTGCGCTGCAAGGAGTGCGACTACACCTGGCGCGAGTACAACTGA